The Crassaminicella indica genomic interval TGAACAATAAAGGAATTATAATTGCTAGTGGTAGCAAGGGTAGAATAGGTACATATTGTAAATTTGCAGAGGAAGCTATTAAAAAAAAGAAAAGTATAAATATTTATAAAGAAGATGTAGAAAAGTATGAAGGGGTAAAAGAAGGTATAAATATCCCTTTTTTTTATAAGGAATCCATTATTGGGGTTATTGGAGTAATTGGTGATCTAAGTTATTTGGAGAAAACAGCTAAAATCGTTAAGATGGTTGTTGAGCTTATAATAGAACGGGAGTTGTTAAAAGAGGGAGAGTATATATATTCAAATAAAATTAGGCTTTTAGTAAATAGGATATTAAAATTACATAGAGAAGAGGATAGTTATAGTATAATGCAGTTTGCATCTGAGTTAGGATATGATTTATCATTGCCGCGTGTTGCATTTTTATTATATTTTAAAAACATAGATGATTTAGATTTAACTAATGTGACTAATATATATAATCAATTTACTAAGGAAATGGAATCATTAACAAATATAGATACTCAAGATATAATTAGCAATATAGATACAAACAAAATACTTATTTTTAAAGCGGTAAATAATACTGAATATAGTTACGTTAAAAAATATATTTTAGATTTTTATATGCAATTAAAAGACAGAATTAAATCAAAGCTAGGTAAAGAAATATATTTTACAGTAGGTTCTTTATATGAAAATGTGCTTGACATAAAAGAAAGCTATAAGGAAGCAATGTTTATGTTAGAATATTGTATAAAATATGAAATAAATAAGGAAATAGTCTTTATTGATGATTATATTATAGAATATCTTTGTACTAAAATACCTAAGAAATATCTCGAACATTTTCTGTCGAAATATGCAAAAAAAATTAA includes:
- a CDS encoding CdaR family transcriptional regulator; translated protein: MILSQELAQKCVERIIENLGNYIEINIMNNKGIIIASGSKGRIGTYCKFAEEAIKKKKSINIYKEDVEKYEGVKEGINIPFFYKESIIGVIGVIGDLSYLEKTAKIVKMVVELIIERELLKEGEYIYSNKIRLLVNRILKLHREEDSYSIMQFASELGYDLSLPRVAFLLYFKNIDDLDLTNVTNIYNQFTKEMESLTNIDTQDIISNIDTNKILIFKAVNNTEYSYVKKYILDFYMQLKDRIKSKLGKEIYFTVGSLYENVLDIKESYKEAMFMLEYCIKYEINKEIVFIDDYIIEYLCTKIPKKYLEHFLSKYAKKIKGKDELINTIKGLIKNNMNLKKTAKDLYVHRNTIIFRVNKIKELLGVDPMHNDTDRVLLRLLYNYINNN